One Coffea arabica cultivar ET-39 chromosome 5e, Coffea Arabica ET-39 HiFi, whole genome shotgun sequence DNA segment encodes these proteins:
- the LOC113687823 gene encoding transcription factor MYB30: MVRSPYIDKKGLKKGAWSEDEDNKLRAYVLRYGHWNWRQLPKFAGLSRCGKSCRLRWMNYLRPGLKRGNYTVEEEDLIIKLHEQLGNRWSAIAGKLPGRSDNEVKNYWHTRLRKRINQDPRSTKIIKQTSDQKTGHMHDANQIKLSAAISDSDSNDKREMEPNIAAAAPVADTKMSSLICDSSLSDSNSSVEYSFAESFESFWTQPFILDASYNSNVLALPPMEEEFTFLSPPMFIYDGMD, from the exons ATGGTAAGATCCCCATATATTGACAAAAAGGGGCTGAAGAAAGGTGCATGGAGTGAAGACGAAGACAACAAGTTGAGAGCCTATGTTCTAAGATATGGCCACTGGAATTGGCGTCAGCTGCCTAAGTTCGCTG GGCTTTCCAGGTGCGGGAAAAGTTGCAGATTGAGATGGATGAATTACCTGAGACCTGGTCTGAAAAGGGGCAACTATACCGTTGAAGAGGAGGATCTAATCATCAAACTACATGAGCAATTAGGGAACAG ATGGTCAGCCATTGCTGGGAAATTACCTGGAAGATCGGACAATGAAGTAAAAAATTATTGGCACACTCGTCTGAGGAAACGCATTAATCAAGATCCTAGATCAACCAAAATTATCAAGCAAACCAGTGATCAAAAAACCGGGCATATGCATGATGCAAATCAAATCAAGCTATCTGCTGCGATCTCTGATTCTGATTCCAATGATAAGAGAGAAATGGAGCCTAACATTGCTGCTGCTGCACCTGTTGCTGATACTAAAATGTCGTCTTTAATTTGTGATTCCAGCCTTTCTGACAGCAATAGTTCAGTGGAATATTCATTTGCTGAATCCTTTGAGAGTTTCTGGACCCAGCCCTTTATATTGGATGCATCCTATAACAGTAATGTTCTTGCGTTACCACCAATGGAGGAAgaatttacttttctttcacCTCCTATGTTCATATATGATGGTATGGATTGA